In Streptomyces seoulensis, the following are encoded in one genomic region:
- a CDS encoding ferritin-like fold-containing protein — protein MTSSDKPETPENAGAATGVAAQDWATAAADPQYRAAVVDLLGALAYGELAAFERLAEDAKLAPTLSDKAELAKMASAEFHHFERLRNRLTGIGAEPTAAMDPFVAALESFHKQTAPSDWLEGLVKAYVGDSIASDFYREVAARLDTDTRELVLAVLDDTGHAEFAVEKVRAAIDADPRVGGRLALWARRLMGEALSQSQRVVADRDALSTMLVGGVADGFDLAEVGRMFTRITEAHTKRMAALGLAA, from the coding sequence ATGACTAGCTCTGACAAGCCTGAGACCCCCGAGAACGCGGGCGCCGCCACCGGCGTCGCCGCCCAGGACTGGGCGACGGCCGCGGCGGACCCGCAGTACCGCGCCGCCGTCGTGGACCTGCTCGGCGCGCTCGCGTACGGCGAGCTGGCCGCGTTCGAGCGGCTCGCGGAGGACGCCAAGCTGGCGCCGACCCTCTCGGACAAGGCGGAGCTGGCCAAGATGGCCTCGGCGGAGTTCCACCACTTCGAGCGGCTGCGCAACCGGCTGACCGGGATCGGTGCCGAGCCCACCGCGGCGATGGACCCCTTCGTCGCCGCGCTGGAGAGCTTCCACAAGCAGACGGCGCCCTCGGACTGGCTGGAGGGCCTGGTCAAGGCGTACGTCGGCGACTCGATCGCCAGTGACTTCTACCGCGAGGTCGCGGCCCGCCTCGACACCGACACCCGCGAGCTCGTCCTCGCCGTCCTCGACGACACCGGGCACGCGGAGTTCGCGGTGGAGAAGGTGCGCGCGGCCATCGACGCCGACCCCCGCGTGGGCGGGCGGCTCGCGCTGTGGGCGCGACGGCTGATGGGCGAGGCGCTGTCCCAGTCGCAGCGGGTCGTCGCGGACCGGGACGCGCTGTCCACCATGCTGGTCGGCGGGGTGGCCGACGGCTTCGATCTCGCGGAGGTCGGCCGGATGTTCACCCGGATCACCGAGGCGCACACCAAGCGGATGGCCGCGCTGGGCCTCGCGGCCTGA
- a CDS encoding DUF6758 family protein has protein sequence MRGEPSCPRCGGRVRAPGLFADTWQCDAHGAVYPLQPVIPPGVEALTAVTQRTRVPLWMPWPLPVGWLFTGVGYAGDAPGGGRATVVACSGPGPLGGPGELILVAEELGVGLGARYAGLDGPDPGPYLDMEKPPQAKVLAAGRPTPLWHVDGAPDDRAVFAGEALGVWLWAVTWPAQSGLLMYDELVLTDLRDAGPEVDLVPCGALSPRLMRPDL, from the coding sequence ATGAGGGGCGAACCCAGTTGCCCGAGGTGTGGTGGCCGGGTCCGGGCTCCCGGTCTCTTCGCCGACACGTGGCAGTGCGACGCGCACGGCGCGGTGTATCCGCTGCAGCCCGTGATCCCGCCCGGCGTCGAGGCGCTCACCGCCGTGACGCAGCGCACCCGGGTCCCGTTGTGGATGCCGTGGCCGCTGCCGGTCGGCTGGCTGTTCACCGGCGTCGGCTACGCGGGTGACGCCCCCGGCGGCGGCCGGGCCACCGTCGTGGCCTGCTCCGGACCCGGCCCGCTCGGCGGTCCGGGCGAACTGATCCTCGTCGCCGAGGAACTGGGCGTCGGCCTCGGCGCGCGCTACGCGGGCCTGGACGGCCCAGACCCCGGCCCCTACCTGGACATGGAGAAGCCCCCGCAGGCCAAGGTGCTGGCGGCCGGCCGTCCCACCCCGCTCTGGCACGTCGACGGCGCCCCGGACGACCGCGCCGTCTTCGCCGGCGAGGCGCTCGGCGTCTGGCTGTGGGCGGTCACCTGGCCCGCGCAGTCCGGCCTGCTGATGTACGACGAGCTGGTGCTGACCGACCTGCGGGACGCGGGCCCCGAGGTGGATCTGGTGCCCTGCGGGGCGCTCTCGCCCCGGCTGATGCGGCCCGACCTGTAG
- a CDS encoding MarC family protein gives MFDLAVFGSLFLTLFVIMDPPGITPIFLALTAGRPAKVQKRMAFQAVCVAGGVIAVFGVLGHQILDYLHVSVPALMIAGGLLLLLIALDLLTGKTDEPKQTKDVNVALVPLGMPLLAGPGAIVSVILAVQKAGSVATQVSVWAAILAIHVVLWLVMRYSLLVIKVIKDGGVVLVTRLAGMMLSAIAVQQIINGVTQVIRGS, from the coding sequence ATGTTCGACCTCGCCGTCTTCGGCTCCCTGTTCCTGACCCTCTTCGTCATCATGGACCCGCCGGGGATCACCCCGATCTTCCTCGCCCTCACCGCCGGGCGGCCCGCCAAGGTCCAGAAGCGGATGGCCTTCCAGGCCGTCTGTGTGGCGGGCGGGGTCATCGCCGTGTTCGGCGTCCTCGGCCACCAGATCCTCGACTACCTGCACGTCTCGGTCCCCGCGCTGATGATCGCGGGTGGACTGCTGCTCCTGCTGATCGCGCTCGACCTGCTCACCGGCAAGACCGACGAGCCCAAGCAGACCAAGGACGTCAATGTCGCCCTGGTCCCGCTGGGCATGCCGCTGCTCGCCGGTCCCGGCGCGATCGTCTCGGTGATCCTGGCCGTGCAGAAGGCCGGAAGTGTCGCCACGCAGGTCTCGGTGTGGGCGGCGATCCTCGCCATCCATGTCGTGCTGTGGCTGGTGATGCGTTACTCGCTGCTGGTCATCAAGGTCATCAAGGACGGCGGTGTCGTCCTGGTGACCAGGCTCGCGGGCATGATGCTCTCCGCGATCGCCGTGCAGCAGATCATCAACGGGGTCACTCAGGTGATCCGGGGGAGCTGA
- a CDS encoding PHP domain-containing protein: MRIDLHCHSAASDGTDTPAGLMRAAAAAGLDVVALTDHDTTRGYAEALAALPEGLTLVTGAELSCRIDGVSLHLLAYLFDPEEPALLAERELVRDDRVPRAHAMIAKLNALGVPVTWEQVERIAAGGTVGRPHLASALVELGVVPTVSDAFTPAWLADGGRAHVDKHETDPLEAIRLVKGAGGVTVLAHPAAAKRGHTVPPEAIAAMAAAGLDGLEADHAEQDQDTRTRLRGLAGDLDLLVTGSSDYHGTRKTIALGENTTDPEVYGEIIRRATGAFPVPGTGGA; encoded by the coding sequence GTGCGCATCGACCTGCACTGCCACTCCGCCGCCTCCGACGGCACGGACACCCCGGCCGGGCTGATGCGCGCGGCCGCCGCTGCCGGACTGGACGTGGTCGCGCTGACCGACCACGACACCACCCGTGGGTACGCCGAAGCGCTGGCCGCGCTCCCCGAGGGGCTCACCCTCGTCACCGGCGCCGAACTCTCCTGCCGGATCGACGGCGTCTCCCTGCATCTGCTGGCCTACCTCTTCGACCCCGAGGAGCCCGCCCTGCTCGCCGAGCGCGAGCTGGTCCGGGACGACCGGGTGCCGCGCGCCCACGCGATGATCGCCAAGCTGAACGCGCTCGGCGTACCGGTCACCTGGGAGCAGGTCGAGCGGATCGCCGCCGGGGGCACGGTGGGCCGGCCGCACCTCGCGTCCGCGCTGGTGGAGCTGGGTGTCGTACCGACCGTGAGCGACGCGTTCACGCCCGCGTGGCTGGCCGACGGCGGGCGGGCCCACGTCGACAAGCACGAGACCGATCCGCTGGAGGCGATCCGGCTGGTGAAGGGCGCGGGCGGCGTGACCGTCCTCGCCCACCCGGCCGCCGCCAAGCGCGGGCACACGGTGCCGCCGGAGGCGATCGCCGCGATGGCCGCCGCCGGACTCGACGGGCTGGAAGCAGACCACGCCGAGCAGGACCAGGACACCCGCACCCGGCTGCGCGGCCTCGCCGGGGACCTGGACCTGCTGGTCACCGGCTCCTCGGACTACCACGGCACCCGCAAGACCATCGCACTCGGCGAGAACACCACCGACCCCGAGGTCTACGGCGAGATCATCCGCCGGGCGACCGGCGCCTTCCCCGTCCCGGGGACCGGCGGGGCCTGA
- a CDS encoding DEAD/DEAH box helicase: protein MTTTFRDLGILSETAEALEAVGIINPFPIQELTLPVALSGSDVIGQAKTGTGKTLGFGLPLLERVIVPADVEAGRAAPEALTSAPQALIVVPTRELCTQVTNDLLTAGKVRNVRVLAIYGGRAYEPQVEALNKGVDVVVGTPGRLLDLAGQKKLDLSHVKCLVLDEADEMLDLGFLPDVEKIVNMLPAKRQTMLFSATMPGAVIGLARRYMSRPTHIRATAPDDQGATVANIKQFVYRGHSMDKPEMIARILQAEGRGLAMIFCRTKRTAADIAEQLQRRGFASGAVHGDLGQGAREQALRAFRNGKVDVLVCTDVAARGIDVGGVTHVINYQSPEDEKTYLHRVGRTGRAGNKGTAVTFVDWDDIPRWQLINKALELDFNEPVETYSTSPHLFSDLNIPAGTKGVLPRSERTRAGLDAEMVEDLGETGGRGARGGRPGRGGRPEAAPERERTERSDRSERSDRGERTPRRRRRMRGGAPVEAGAAPAETTSVEEPQAARTPRRRRRTRGASSGEAAAAPAAVVETVVTPEAVAEAPAEPRRRTRKRAEAAVTEAVVEAPVVEAVAETAVVEAPKTPRRRTRKAVEAAPEAVVDAPVAEAPKRRTRKAAVAAEAVVDAVEAPEAETKPRRTRKTAAAKAAETAETAEVAEVAETKPRRTRKTAAAKAVETTEVAEAAEVAETKPRRTRKTAAKAVAAEPVEAPEAEVKPRRTRKTAAAKAAETAEVAEVAETKPRRTRKTAAAKAVASDIPAQATEEPEAKPRRRTRKVAAVEPTEA from the coding sequence CTGACTACGACATTTCGTGATCTCGGCATTCTTTCCGAGACCGCCGAGGCGCTGGAAGCCGTCGGCATCATCAACCCCTTTCCGATCCAGGAGCTGACGCTCCCGGTCGCGCTCTCGGGCAGCGACGTCATCGGCCAGGCCAAGACCGGCACGGGCAAGACCCTCGGTTTCGGCCTGCCGCTGCTGGAGCGCGTCATCGTCCCCGCCGACGTCGAGGCCGGCCGTGCCGCCCCGGAGGCGCTGACCAGCGCGCCGCAGGCGCTCATCGTCGTGCCCACCCGCGAGCTGTGCACCCAGGTCACCAACGACCTGCTGACCGCCGGCAAGGTGCGCAACGTGCGCGTCCTCGCCATCTACGGCGGCCGTGCCTACGAGCCGCAGGTCGAGGCCCTGAACAAGGGCGTCGACGTGGTCGTCGGCACCCCCGGCCGGCTGCTGGACCTCGCGGGCCAGAAGAAGCTGGACCTCAGCCACGTCAAGTGCCTGGTGCTGGACGAGGCCGACGAGATGCTCGACCTGGGCTTCCTGCCCGACGTCGAGAAGATCGTCAACATGCTGCCGGCCAAGCGCCAGACCATGCTGTTCTCGGCCACCATGCCGGGCGCGGTCATCGGTCTCGCCCGCCGCTACATGTCCCGCCCCACGCACATCCGCGCCACCGCGCCGGACGACCAGGGCGCGACGGTCGCCAACATCAAGCAGTTCGTCTACCGCGGCCACTCCATGGACAAGCCGGAGATGATCGCGCGCATACTGCAGGCCGAGGGCCGCGGTCTGGCGATGATCTTCTGCCGTACCAAGCGCACCGCCGCCGACATCGCCGAGCAGCTCCAGCGCCGGGGCTTCGCGTCCGGCGCGGTCCACGGCGACCTCGGCCAGGGCGCGCGCGAGCAGGCGCTGCGCGCCTTCCGCAACGGCAAGGTGGACGTGCTGGTCTGCACCGACGTGGCCGCGCGCGGCATCGACGTCGGCGGCGTGACCCACGTCATCAACTACCAGTCCCCCGAGGACGAGAAGACCTACCTGCACCGGGTCGGCCGCACCGGCCGCGCCGGCAACAAGGGCACGGCCGTCACGTTCGTCGACTGGGACGACATCCCGCGCTGGCAGCTCATCAACAAGGCGCTGGAGCTGGACTTCAACGAGCCGGTGGAGACGTACTCGACGTCCCCGCACCTCTTCTCCGACCTGAACATCCCGGCCGGCACCAAGGGTGTCCTGCCGCGCTCGGAGCGCACGCGCGCCGGGCTGGACGCGGAGATGGTGGAGGACCTCGGCGAGACCGGCGGCCGTGGCGCGCGCGGTGGCCGTCCCGGCCGTGGCGGGCGTCCCGAGGCCGCGCCGGAGCGGGAGCGCACCGAGCGCTCGGACCGTTCGGAGCGGTCGGACCGTGGTGAGCGCACTCCGCGCCGCCGCCGTCGCATGCGCGGCGGTGCCCCGGTGGAGGCCGGTGCCGCTCCGGCGGAGACCACGTCCGTCGAGGAGCCGCAGGCCGCCCGCACCCCGCGCCGCCGTCGCCGTACGCGTGGCGCGTCGTCGGGCGAGGCGGCGGCCGCCCCCGCCGCCGTGGTCGAGACCGTGGTGACGCCGGAGGCCGTGGCCGAGGCTCCCGCCGAGCCGCGTCGCCGCACCCGCAAGCGTGCCGAGGCGGCCGTGACCGAGGCCGTCGTCGAGGCGCCGGTCGTGGAGGCGGTCGCCGAGACCGCCGTCGTCGAGGCCCCGAAGACGCCGCGCCGCCGTACGCGCAAGGCCGTGGAGGCCGCTCCCGAGGCCGTCGTGGACGCGCCGGTCGCCGAGGCGCCGAAGCGCCGCACCCGCAAGGCGGCCGTCGCCGCCGAGGCGGTCGTGGACGCCGTCGAGGCCCCCGAGGCCGAGACCAAGCCGCGCCGCACCCGGAAGACCGCCGCCGCCAAGGCCGCCGAGACGGCTGAGACCGCCGAGGTCGCCGAGGTCGCCGAGACCAAGCCGCGCCGGACCCGCAAGACCGCCGCCGCCAAGGCCGTCGAGACGACCGAGGTCGCGGAGGCCGCCGAGGTCGCCGAGACCAAGCCGCGCCGGACCCGCAAGACCGCCGCCAAGGCCGTCGCCGCGGAGCCGGTCGAGGCCCCCGAGGCCGAGGTCAAGCCCCGTCGCACCCGGAAGACCGCCGCTGCCAAGGCCGCCGAGACGGCCGAGGTCGCTGAGGTCGCCGAGACCAAGCCGCGCCGGACCCGCAAGACCGCCGCCGCCAAGGCCGTCGCGTCGGACATCCCGGCGCAGGCGACCGAGGAGCCGGAGGCCAAGCCGCGCCGCCGGACCCGCAAGGTCGCGGCCGTGGAGCCCACCGAGGCGTAA
- a CDS encoding NYN domain-containing protein: MDPMNEDLAALGARIDHTNELLQRMLVEVAKTPSTHAIFVDAGYLYAAAGRLVAGTEDRRAFDLDAEGLIDALIDKARSIFADSRLLRVYWYDGARRRIHTAEQQSIAELPDVKVRLGNLNAHNQQKGVDSLIRTDLESLARHRAISDAALLGGDEDLVSAVEAAQGYGARVHLWGIEAPEGRNQAEPLLWEVDSQRTFDLEFCKPYVSRRTAAAYEATGNRPTREDVRFVGAQIAAKWLVSRGRDSLMELLPGHPYLPGSVDQDLLVEAEGLLQYSLRGQADLRRSLRDGFWEHLQTQY, from the coding sequence ATGGACCCGATGAACGAAGACCTGGCGGCTCTGGGTGCCCGCATCGACCACACCAACGAACTGCTCCAACGCATGCTCGTCGAGGTGGCGAAGACACCCTCCACCCACGCGATCTTCGTGGACGCGGGCTATCTCTACGCGGCAGCCGGCCGGCTGGTGGCCGGCACCGAGGACCGCCGCGCCTTCGACCTGGACGCCGAGGGCCTGATCGACGCGCTCATCGACAAGGCCCGCTCGATCTTCGCCGACAGCCGCCTGCTGCGCGTGTACTGGTACGACGGCGCCCGGCGCCGCATCCACACCGCCGAGCAGCAGTCGATCGCCGAGCTGCCCGACGTCAAGGTCCGCCTCGGCAACCTCAACGCGCACAACCAGCAGAAGGGCGTCGACTCCCTGATCCGCACCGACCTGGAGTCCCTCGCCCGCCACCGCGCCATCAGCGACGCGGCACTGCTCGGCGGCGACGAGGACCTCGTCTCGGCGGTCGAGGCGGCGCAGGGGTACGGGGCGCGGGTCCATCTGTGGGGCATCGAGGCGCCCGAGGGCCGCAACCAGGCCGAGCCGCTGCTGTGGGAGGTCGACAGCCAGCGCACCTTCGACCTGGAGTTCTGCAAGCCGTACGTCTCCCGCCGCACGGCCGCCGCCTACGAGGCCACGGGCAACCGGCCCACCCGCGAGGACGTGCGGTTCGTCGGCGCCCAGATCGCGGCGAAGTGGCTGGTCTCGCGGGGCCGGGACAGCCTGATGGAGCTTCTCCCCGGCCACCCGTACCTGCCCGGCTCGGTCGACCAGGACCTCCTGGTCGAGGCGGAGGGGCTGCTCCAGTACTCCCTGCGCGGCCAGGCCGACCTCCGCCGGTCCCTGCGGGACGGCTTCTGGGAGCACTTGCAGACGCAGTACTGA
- a CDS encoding TetR/AcrR family transcriptional regulator codes for MTAIEQTEAARPRGTRLPRRARRNQLLGAAQEVFVAQGYHAAAMDDIAERAGVSKPVLYQHFPGKLDLYLALLDQHCEALIQAVRAALASTTDNKQRVRATMDAYFAYIEHDGGAFRLVFESDLTNEPAVRERVDKVTTECAEAICEVIAEDTGLSRAESMLLASGLGGLAQVVARSWLHSDRSVPRDQAVQLLASLAWRGIAGFPLHGTDHH; via the coding sequence GTGACAGCCATCGAGCAAACAGAGGCAGCACGCCCGCGCGGCACCCGTCTGCCGCGCCGAGCCCGGCGCAACCAGTTGCTGGGCGCTGCCCAGGAGGTTTTCGTCGCCCAGGGCTATCACGCGGCCGCGATGGACGACATCGCCGAGCGCGCCGGAGTCAGCAAGCCGGTGCTCTACCAGCACTTCCCCGGCAAGCTCGACCTCTACCTGGCCCTGCTGGACCAGCACTGCGAGGCCCTGATCCAGGCCGTGCGCGCCGCGCTCGCCTCGACGACCGACAACAAACAGCGCGTACGGGCGACCATGGACGCCTACTTCGCGTACATCGAGCACGACGGCGGCGCCTTCCGGCTGGTCTTCGAGTCGGACCTGACGAACGAGCCGGCCGTGCGCGAGCGCGTCGACAAGGTGACCACCGAGTGCGCCGAGGCGATCTGCGAGGTCATCGCGGAGGACACCGGTCTGTCCCGCGCGGAGTCGATGCTGCTGGCCTCCGGGCTCGGCGGACTCGCCCAGGTGGTGGCGCGTTCCTGGCTGCACAGCGACCGCAGCGTGCCGCGCGACCAGGCGGTGCAGTTGCTCGCCTCGCTGGCGTGGCGCGGCATCGCCGGTTTCCCGCTGCACGGCACCGACCACCACTGA
- a CDS encoding DUF3107 domain-containing protein gives MEVKIGVQHAPREIVLESGQSAEEVERVVADALAGKSPLLSLEDERGRKVVVPADRLAYVEIGAPTARKVGFGTL, from the coding sequence GTGGAGGTCAAGATCGGCGTGCAGCACGCGCCCCGCGAGATCGTTCTGGAGAGCGGTCAGAGCGCCGAGGAGGTCGAGCGCGTCGTGGCCGACGCCCTGGCCGGGAAGTCGCCGCTGCTGAGCCTGGAGGACGAGCGCGGCCGCAAGGTCGTGGTCCCCGCGGACCGTCTGGCGTACGTCGAGATCGGCGCGCCGACCGCGCGCAAGGTCGGTTTCGGCACGCTGTAG